ACGACTGTTTCACCCACCCCGACACCGCTGGCCTGATTGCGGGTCGCAGCTTCCTGTCCCTGGGCTCGCAGATCGGCAATGCCTTTGTGCGGGGCAACTTTGCCAAGGGCTATCTGACGCCGCTGAACGCCGCGCGCCGCTGGGTGCATCTGTACAACCCCAACGACCGCGTGCTCACCGCCCCCATCCGGCTGCAGGCGCCCAACTTCCAACAACTGCAGACGCCTTTCGACAGCCCAGGTGCACTGAACCACGACGCCGAACGCTATCTGGGGCATGAGGAGGCCCAGACCGGTTTCTGGTTCGACGAGGTGCGCCTGGCCAGTGGCGCCAAAGCGCTCAAGGCGATGGGCGTGGCGCCCGCGCCGCGCGCGGCGCTCAAGGTCGCAAAGCCTGCCAAGAGGAGCACCCGCAAGCCCACCCGCAAAGCCTTGTTGGTGGGCGTCAATGATTACGCCGACCCGTCCGCCAATCTGGCCGGCTGTGTGAACGACTGCTACCTCATCAGCGCCCTGCTGCAGGAATCCGGCTTCGAGGCCGAGGACATCCGCCTGGTGCTGAACGATCGCGCTACCGCCGTTGGCATCCGCGAGCGCTTGGAGTGGCTGCTGGACGACGCCCGCGAGGGCGACACCCGGGTCTTCTACTTCAGTGGCCATGGCGCCCAGGTGCCGGTCTATGGCGCCGATGGCACCGTCAGCTCGGTGCACGAGTCCCTGGTGCCGCATGACTTTGACTGGAGCCCGGAGCGCATGTTCAGCGACCGTGAATTCCACGAGCTCTACAGCCAGCTGCCCTATGGCCTGAACTTCCTGACCCTGCTGGACTGCTGCCACAGCGGCGGCATGACGCGCGCACCGGCGCGGCGCATTCGCGGCATCAACCCGCCGGACGACATCCGTCACCGCATGCTGCGCTGGGACCCCGCGCACGAGATGTGGGTGGCGCGCGACTTCAAGTCACCCAGCAAGGCCTTCGACCAGCATTTCAATGGGGCCGCTCACGCCGGCGAGGGGCGCAGCAACGAGGTGCGCGCCACCCATCGCTTTGGCCAGGGCCTGGAGCTGCGCGGCACCGCGGACAGCCGCAAGGCCTTCAAGGCCGAGACGGCGGCCCGGGGCCACCAAGGCCCCTACATGCCGACCCTGATCTACGCCTGCCAGGACAGTCAATTCGCCTACGAGTACGAGCATGGCGCGGTGTCGCACGGCGCTTTCAGCTATTGCCTCGTCAAGGCCCTGCGCGCCGCCCGCCGCACCGGCAAGGCGCTCAGCTTCGAGGCCCTGGTGACGGCGGTGGCCGCCGAGCTCAAGGCCCTGCGCTACGAGCAGCAACCCCTGCTCAACGCCCCCAGCCACATCCGCAAGCAGGCGGTGCCGCTGAAGATCTGAGAGCCCGCACGCCGGGTTCAACCTGGCAGCAGGCCCACCACCTTCAGCCCTTCGCGTTCCAGCGCCAGATGCCAGGCGCCGCTGCGCGCCAGCAGGAAGGGGCAGCTCAACAACGCCCCATCCTGCGGCCGGCCCAGGGCCTGTAACTGCGCCGCCGAGCAGGATTGGGAAGCGATGGCGGTGCGCGTGGCCTCGTCCAGCGGCTTCCAGAAACTGGGGCGGGTGCCGATGTCCTGGCCTGCGGCGGCCGCAGCCACGGCAGTCATCAGTTCGTCAGCGCGGGTCTCGCGCGTGCCCAGCCAGAGTGGACCATTCCACGGCAGGGCCTGGACCTCACGGGGCCGTTGCCCCCACTCCTCCTCGGCCACCTGCATGGCGGTGACCAGACGCAGGCGCTGTCCTTCCCAGGCCAGCACCACCGGCCGGGCCTGGGCCGTCACATGCACGCCATAGCCCAGGGCTGAGAGCTGTAGCAGGCCGATCACGCACAGGTCCCGCACCAGCTCGGCGCGCGGTTTGCGTTGTTGGGCGACCACCAGGGTCAATAGCGGGCCCATGCACAGGTCCACCCCCATCAAGATCAAGAACAAGGCGGTGCCGCCGGCGATGGTGCCGTAAGGCCAGGGATGCCAAAGCAGGAACACCAGAGCGGCCACGGCGGCGCCGATCAACGCGCTGAGGCCGGCATGCCAGCCGGCGGCGCGCAGGCGAAATTTCAACTCAGGCGTCATGGGGCGATGTGAAAAAAACAGCGAGCCGAAATCCTAGCCCTGCTCGCGCAGCCACGCCTCCAGTTCCGGCCCGAACACGCGCCGGCGTGCGGTGTCCACCTGGCGCTTCTTGTACGCCTCGTGGCTGGCCGCGCCCTGCTGACTTTTCTCAAAGCTGGCGGCGTCCATCAGCTGGATCTCAAAGGCGAAAAAGAAGCTCACGTCGTCGGCGCCCTGGAGCAGGTCATCCAGCGCATTGACTGACATTCGGCCGACCTCCGAGGTGGGCAGATGGATCATCTTGCGCACCGTCAGCTGCAGGCTGCTGAACTCGGCCGCGCTGTGTGGGTTGTCCGCGCGGCGCTGCGCTTGCGCCTGCGCGGCCAGTTCGGCGTCCATGCGCGCCAGCAACTCGGTGGGGTGGCCGCTGGAGCGCTCCAGCAGCGCGCGATAGCGCGCAAACACTGCCTTGGCCGCGGCCAGATCGAGCAGGGTGTTGCGCGTGCGGCTGACCTCCAGATTCGTGACCGACACCACATGGGCGCGCCGCAGCAGCTCCAGGGCCAGCAGGCATTCGATGCGCGTGCCCAGGGTCAGTCGCAGGCCCAGGTGATCGTGGATGTCGGCGGCCACGTACTCGGGTTTTTGCAGCAGCTTGAGCAAGATGCTGTGGCGCCCCTTGTTGCGCTTGCGGTCCAGATGCACCAGGGGCAGCCAGGTCTGGCCGTCGCTCAAATACTGTTGTTCGCCCTCGGTGTGGATCAGCGCATCCAGGCCGGCAAACACCTGCTGGCGAATGGCCTCGAAGTGGCGCAGCTTGAGGTTGTTGTCGATGTAGAACAGGCCGTGCATCACCTTGAGCAGCACGCAGGCCCAGGCGCGTTCGGCATCGAAGCGGTGCACGCGCTGCGAGGCCAGCAGCAGCAGGTTCAGCGGGTCCTCGGGTTCGGCCACACAGGCCGGCAGCAAGGCGGCCTGCTCGGGCGCCAGAAAGTGGCTGCGCACAAAGCCCACGGCCTCTTGCTGGATGCGGCGCACATAGTCCTGCACCGCCGGGCTGTCCATGTCGTAGCCGTACTCGCGTGCGAACTGCCGCGCGTCGCTCATCTGCCGCAGCGCCAGCGCGCCCAAATCGATGGCCGACACGCCTTCGGCGATGGCGGCTAGATAGGTCCAGTTCAGCGAGAAGCGGCGGTCGGTCTTGGGGACGGGACGCGATTCGATCATCGGGACCGGCGAGCGGTGAAGGTGGTGCCCAGCATAGCCGCGGCTGGGCGCTCAACCCTCAGGCATTCCCGCAGCAAGGCGCCTCTGCCGCAACGCAGCGGGCGCCTTGCCAGCTGTTTACTGAACGGCGATCAGTTCGACTTCAAAGATCAGGGCGGCGTTCGGCGGAATGGCATTGCCAAACCCCGTACTGCCATAGCCCATGGAAGCCGGAATGACCAGCGTGCGCTTGCCGCCCACCTTCATGCCGCCGAAGCCCTGGTCCCAACCCGGGATCACTTCACCGGCACCGAGCTTGAACTTGTGGCCCGTCGTTGTGTTGCTTTCGAACTGCGTGCCCTTCTGGGTGGAGGCCACGCGGTTGTCGTACAGCCAGCCGGTGTAGCGCACGGTCAATGTCTTGCCGTTGGCGGCCTCGGCGCCGGTGCCCACGAGGGTGTCGGTGATCTTGAGCGCCGTCACGGCGGTCGAGCCCGAAGTCTCCGCCCAGCTGGGGCCGCTGTCGCCACCCCCACCGCCGCAAGCGGCCAGGGCCAGCAGCGCGGCGCTGCTCAGACTGAGGAGGAGGTGGCGACGGAGGGGGACCGAGTTCATGGGGGAAGTCTGCTTGTCAGTTTCATTGAAGAGGCGGCCGCATACCGTGGGCCGCCACGGGCGGCGCGGAGTGTAGTGGGGCCTTTTCGACCCCGTTGCGACGGCCGCCGTGATGTCGAGGCCGGCGATGCGCCATGATCCTGGCCTGTTGCCGCAGTGCCCGGAGAAACGGCTCGACCCCATGACCGCTCCCACCGACCCACCCCCAGCCCTGCGGCGCACTGGCGGCAGGCCGGCACCGGCATCCCTCGTGGGAGGGTTGGCCAAGGTCGTGGCCCGCGCCTTGCGCTCCGTGGTCCGCCTCTTCTTCAGCCCCCTGACCCTGGATCGCCGACAAGGCAAGCTGCGGGTGGCGCTGCAGGTCGATCCGCAGGAAGTGCTGGAGCCCCAAGCGCCGCAGCCGCTCTCTGCTGAAGCCGAGCTTTTGGTCCGCATGCGGGGCGAGCTCAAGACCCTGCTCAGCCAGCGCCCCGACACCCGCCGTGTCCTGCGGCATCTGGCCGTGCTCGAAACCCAGCTCCAGCGCGAAGGCCTGGATGCGATTGAGCGCCTGCCGCCGGAGGTGCTGGGGCGGGCGACCGAACAGCTCGAATCGCTGCGCGAGCACTTCGACACGCCCGGTCTGGTGGCGCTGCACAGCCGCTTGCGCTTGGCCTTGATCCAGCGGGAGGAGGCCGTGCCGCCAGAAAGCCGCAGCAACGACTTCCTCTCGGATTTCGGCGTCGGCCAGCGGGTGATCGTCAACGAGGACACGCCCTCCAACTTCGATGCCTGGCGCAACACCTTGCCAGTCGGCGACGCGGCACCAGGTGCTTCGCGCCAAGCCGGATCGGGCTCGCGCGACTAGGGGCGGCTCAGCAGCCTTGAGGGCTCTCTAGAGGATTGGGCCCCATCGCCCGGATCGCGCCTTGGCTTCCAGTCTGAGACCGGCGGCGAGTCGCCGAGTGGTTCCACGCTTGAGCCTCGACCTCAGGGAAGCCGCATGAAGGGTTGAAATTTGAGGCTTGACCCCGGAGCCGAGACCTGGCCCATGACCCCTACTTGACCTCTACTCCTCAGAATCCGCTCCGCGCGAGCCTCCCAACATTTGGTCGCGTCGATATCGTTCCATGAGCTCGGCCATCGAGGGTTGGGAAATCGACCGAGCGATATCTCTGGCCGCAGACCGTTGAATGGCCGCTGATGTAAGTCTGGGATTCAAGGCACGCAGCATCGCAGTACCAACTGCAGCAGGGTCGGTGAGATCTGGACTCAGCCTCCCGAGCGCTTTCACCTGTGCCTTGAGGTTCTCGATGAGCTGGTTGCTCTGCTGATCCTTTTCTTGAATCGCCGACAGCGCATCTAAAGCATCCGTCATCTTCCGAAGAGCTACATCCTTCTCCTGCCTCGCCTCCTCAATTTCCAAGTTTCGATTGCTGAGTGCTGAAGTCAGCTGCTGGACGAAACTTCCCATTTCGTCAGCACTTCCCGCGAGACGATTAAAGATGATGAGGAAGTAGGCGACCAAAGGATCTTCGGAAAAGTTCGGATAGCGGACCCGATGATCCACTTCACTCCACCCCTCTTCAAAGATTGTCCTGACCTGAATCTCAACCAATACCCGCCGTTGAAGAGGCTGAGTCGCGCAGACGTAGTGAACAGATCGATAACCTGCCGGGTGCTGCCTCACCTGTAGCCCGAGGGATGAGAAGCGGTCCAAGAGGTCTTTGGGGTCCCCTTCTCTGATGAATGCGGTCGGATCTTCATGAAGGGCCCATGTATCGCGAACCACCTGGTGAATTCCGAAACATTCATCTTTGAACAAATGCAAGGCGCGCACTCCAATGAGGTCGGTGACAACCTCAAAGTAGTTCTTCTCACTCACATTGAGGTACTTCGAGCTGCCCTCGGCCGCCTTACGAACAAGCTTCTCCAGCAAGTGCTCTGAGTCCTTCACGCGGAAGCGGACAGAGTGCACCGCCTGACACCGCTGCAGAGTCCTAGCGAACAACTCTGCCGTATCG
Above is a window of Inhella inkyongensis DNA encoding:
- a CDS encoding pilus assembly protein, with translation MTPELKFRLRAAGWHAGLSALIGAAVAALVFLLWHPWPYGTIAGGTALFLILMGVDLCMGPLLTLVVAQQRKPRAELVRDLCVIGLLQLSALGYGVHVTAQARPVVLAWEGQRLRLVTAMQVAEEEWGQRPREVQALPWNGPLWLGTRETRADELMTAVAAAAAGQDIGTRPSFWKPLDEATRTAIASQSCSAAQLQALGRPQDGALLSCPFLLARSGAWHLALEREGLKVVGLLPG
- a CDS encoding FKBP-type peptidyl-prolyl cis-trans isomerase, translating into MNSVPLRRHLLLSLSSAALLALAACGGGGGDSGPSWAETSGSTAVTALKITDTLVGTGAEAANGKTLTVRYTGWLYDNRVASTQKGTQFESNTTTGHKFKLGAGEVIPGWDQGFGGMKVGGKRTLVIPASMGYGSTGFGNAIPPNAALIFEVELIAVQ
- a CDS encoding TIGR04552 family protein yields the protein MIESRPVPKTDRRFSLNWTYLAAIAEGVSAIDLGALALRQMSDARQFAREYGYDMDSPAVQDYVRRIQQEAVGFVRSHFLAPEQAALLPACVAEPEDPLNLLLLASQRVHRFDAERAWACVLLKVMHGLFYIDNNLKLRHFEAIRQQVFAGLDALIHTEGEQQYLSDGQTWLPLVHLDRKRNKGRHSILLKLLQKPEYVAADIHDHLGLRLTLGTRIECLLALELLRRAHVVSVTNLEVSRTRNTLLDLAAAKAVFARYRALLERSSGHPTELLARMDAELAAQAQAQRRADNPHSAAEFSSLQLTVRKMIHLPTSEVGRMSVNALDDLLQGADDVSFFFAFEIQLMDAASFEKSQQGAASHEAYKKRQVDTARRRVFGPELEAWLREQG
- a CDS encoding caspase family protein, coding for MAETIKILCVHGVGRHLPGAPWQAAWQGALQTALQGTGSAIQPEVEFVLLDDLFAAHPINPLDVVQALGQLLGSAVGSGVGSLFRRERGMMDGVRWTAGMVVQWVENEALRAATRARLAEKVQAFQPQVVLAHSLGSLVSYDCFTHPDTAGLIAGRSFLSLGSQIGNAFVRGNFAKGYLTPLNAARRWVHLYNPNDRVLTAPIRLQAPNFQQLQTPFDSPGALNHDAERYLGHEEAQTGFWFDEVRLASGAKALKAMGVAPAPRAALKVAKPAKRSTRKPTRKALLVGVNDYADPSANLAGCVNDCYLISALLQESGFEAEDIRLVLNDRATAVGIRERLEWLLDDAREGDTRVFYFSGHGAQVPVYGADGTVSSVHESLVPHDFDWSPERMFSDREFHELYSQLPYGLNFLTLLDCCHSGGMTRAPARRIRGINPPDDIRHRMLRWDPAHEMWVARDFKSPSKAFDQHFNGAAHAGEGRSNEVRATHRFGQGLELRGTADSRKAFKAETAARGHQGPYMPTLIYACQDSQFAYEYEHGAVSHGAFSYCLVKALRAARRTGKALSFEALVTAVAAELKALRYEQQPLLNAPSHIRKQAVPLKI